Part of the Leptotrichia massiliensis genome, AAATAGTCAAATTTTCTAAATTATGGAGGAAGTGCATGAAAAGCAGACTTTCTAAAATTGTAATTCTTGTCTTTCTTGTGACAAAACTAGGAATGGCTGAATATATAAAAAAAGATAATGCTGTTTACTATAAGAATGAAATATGGCAGGCAGATGAGAAAAAGCTAAATGATGCGGATTTTAAAACATTTGTAGAATTGAATAAGATTTATGGGAAAGATAATAAAAATGTTTTTTATGGAGACGAAAAACTAGAAAATGCAGATTTTAAAACGTTTCAGGCAGTTGGAGAAAATACTGGAAGAGATAAAGATAACTTTTATTGGTATAACCAGAAAGTAAAAATAAATCCAAAAGATTTTAAATTTTATAAAAATAAGGATAAAATAGTATATTTTAGAAATAATGGAAAAATATATGATTTAGAAGGATTAGATGAACTTAATGAAATTGAAGATGTAGATACTTTTGAAGTACTGGATGATGAATATTCAAGAGATAAATATAATATTTATTATGGTGGAGTAACTTTGTCTGATGTGGATATGGATACTTTTCAGATAATAATGCCAGATGCTTATGCAAAAGATAAAAACAAGGTGTACTATGGTTCAAGACCAATAAGAGAAGTGAATCCAAAAACAGTAAAAATTTTAAGTGAAATTTACTTGAAAGATGATAAAAGTGTATTTACAAAATATGGGAAAATTGAAAATGCTGATTTGGACAGTTTTGAAGTTTTAGGAGAAATGCATATTTACGCAAAAGATAATAAAAATGTTTATTTATTTGGGGAAATAATTAAAAAAGCAGATCCTAGAACTTTTGAAATAATTTCAGAAATAGCTTTTGCAACATATTCAAAAGATAAAGACAAAGTTTATATTTCTGGAATGGAAATAAAAGGAGCAGATTCAAAAACATTTGAAAAATTAGAAAAATCAACTTTTTATTCAAAAGATAAAAATAACTTGTACTATCAAGAAGTAAAAATTGATGAAATTAGAGATAATTTAGAAGACATGAGTGCTGGAGTGCTTGATATTATAAAAAATGGAAACAGAATTTATGCTAATGGAAATAGGCTTGATATAGAAAATCCAGAAAATTTTAAAATAATAAAAAATGATTATTACAATAATCCAAATATAATTTATGGGAAAAACAATAAAAATATATATGTAATTATAGGAAATGGACAAAAAATTCGTAGTAAAATAATAAAAGATGCGGACATAAATTCTTTTGAAATAATGGAAATTGGTGCATATTCACGAGATAAAAATAATATTTATTTTACGTATTCTGATGTTGTGAAAATAAAAGATGTAGACAAAGACAGTTTTACTATTGGAGAACATGGCTTTTCGTATGATAAGAACAGTGTTTATTTTTATGGAAAAAAGATAGATGGAATCAGTCCAAAAGGCTTTAAGATTGTTGATTTAACTGTTAATTCTGGGGAGCCTGTAACATTTGCATTATTGACAGACAGTAAAAATTTATATAAATTTATTTATGAATTTGATCCTGAAACGTATAAATTGAAAAATACAAAATTGATTACTGTAACGAATGTAAAAGTAGATGCTCCGAGTTTTGAGATTGTTAAAGAAGACACGGGAAGTTATTATAGGGATAATAACAGCGTTTATTATTATTCTAATATGTATGATAAAAAAGAACTTGTAAAAGTTGAAGGTGCAGATAGAAATAGTTTTGCTGAAATGGATAATTATTTTGCAAAAGATAACAAAAATCTTTATTATCTTGGGAAGCAAATTAGGAATATCAGCTCAGAAGGGTTTAAATTTGTTGGTCCAGATATTGCAAAAAATAAAAATGGTGTATATTTTTTGAAAGATAAAACTGGAGAAGGAGATTATGAGATAGTACCTTTAAATTTTGACAGTGCTTCATTTGATATAGCGAATAAGGATACAAGTAATTATTTTAAAGATAAAAATGGGATTTATTATCTTGATTACGGTAAACTGTTAAATTCAGAATTAAAGGATGTGCAGAATGCCTTCATTAAACTCGAAGGATCAGATATTCCAACATTTAAAGCATTTGGATATGGGTATTCCAAAGATAAGAATAGAGTTTATTGTGAATATAAAGAATTTAAAGGGGTGGATGTACCAAGCTTTACTGTCGTGCTAGAAGATGAGGGAGTTGTAGTTAAGGATAAAAATAGGATTTATGAAAATGATTGTGAGTGACAAGTAAAAATTATTTTGATTTATATTTTAGTAAGACTGCTTTGAAAAAGAATTTAGAAATCATAATTATTCTACTAAAATTCTTTTTAATTATCTGATTTAATTTTGAAAAGTTTTAAATATTTTTAAATATTTTTTGATAAATTGTTTATAAAAGGAGTTGGAGGAAATTTTATGAAAAGCAAACTTTCTAAAATTGTAATTCTTGTATTTCTTGTGGCAAATCTGGGAATAGCTGAATATATAAAAAAAGATAACGCTGTTTATTATAAGGATGAAATGGAGCAGGCTAATGAGAAAAAGGTAAATGATGCCGATTTTAAGACATTTGTAAAATTAAATGATGTTTATGGTAAAGATGGGAAAAGTGTTTTTTATCTTGATAAGAAGTTAATAGATGCTGATGTTAAGACTTTTCAGGTAATTGGGGAAGTCAATGGGAAAGATAAAAAATATATTTACAATTATGATGAAAAAATGGAGATAAATCCGAAAGATTTCAAACTTTATAAAAATAAGGACAAACTTTTGTATTTTAGAAATAATGGCAAATTGTATATTGGAGGAAGTTTTCTTGAAGTTGAATATGTTCAGGATTTGAATAGTTTTGAGGTAATTGATCAAGGTTATTCAAAGGACAAGTATAATATTTATTATGCTGGAACGCCGATATATGATGTTGATAAAAGCACATTTCAGATAATAATGCCTGATTATTACGCAAAAGACAATAATAATGTGTACAGTGGCTCTGATAAAATAAAAGATGCGAATCCTGATACGATAAAAATATTAAATCAGGTTTATTCGAAGGATGATAAAAATGTGTTTCTGAATTTTGGTCAAAAGATAAAAAATGTCGATGCAGCTACTTTTGAAGTGATGGAAGAAAATGCATCTTATGGAAAAGATAAAAATAATGTCTACTATCTTGGTGAAAAACTAAAGGGAGCTGACGCAAAATCTTTTGAAATAATTTTAGAGCCTAATAATCTTGTTCAGATGTATTCAAAAGATAGAAACAGTGTCTTTATAGGAGGACGGAAAATAAAAGAGGCTGATTTGAAAACTTTTGAAAGGCTTTCTGGAACAACTTATTATTCAAAGGATAGAAATAATCTTTACTATCGGGAATTGA contains:
- a CDS encoding DKNYY domain-containing protein, whose translation is MKSRLSKIVILVFLVTKLGMAEYIKKDNAVYYKNEIWQADEKKLNDADFKTFVELNKIYGKDNKNVFYGDEKLENADFKTFQAVGENTGRDKDNFYWYNQKVKINPKDFKFYKNKDKIVYFRNNGKIYDLEGLDELNEIEDVDTFEVLDDEYSRDKYNIYYGGVTLSDVDMDTFQIIMPDAYAKDKNKVYYGSRPIREVNPKTVKILSEIYLKDDKSVFTKYGKIENADLDSFEVLGEMHIYAKDNKNVYLFGEIIKKADPRTFEIISEIAFATYSKDKDKVYISGMEIKGADSKTFEKLEKSTFYSKDKNNLYYQEVKIDEIRDNLEDMSAGVLDIIKNGNRIYANGNRLDIENPENFKIIKNDYYNNPNIIYGKNNKNIYVIIGNGQKIRSKIIKDADINSFEIMEIGAYSRDKNNIYFTYSDVVKIKDVDKDSFTIGEHGFSYDKNSVYFYGKKIDGISPKGFKIVDLTVNSGEPVTFALLTDSKNLYKFIYEFDPETYKLKNTKLITVTNVKVDAPSFEIVKEDTGSYYRDNNSVYYYSNMYDKKELVKVEGADRNSFAEMDNYFAKDNKNLYYLGKQIRNISSEGFKFVGPDIAKNKNGVYFLKDKTGEGDYEIVPLNFDSASFDIANKDTSNYFKDKNGIYYLDYGKLLNSELKDVQNAFIKLEGSDIPTFKAFGYGYSKDKNRVYCEYKEFKGVDVPSFTVVLEDEGVVVKDKNRIYENDCE